In Micromonospora sp. NBC_01813, the following are encoded in one genomic region:
- a CDS encoding CPBP family intramembrane glutamic endopeptidase: MAPRVLRSEVLLVLGVSLGQSAIYALVTITARLTADRPLGQQTATMNASQSARPWLDLTYQLLGIFFALVPVLLAIHLLNRDRADARARLGLDARSPLRDVAWGAALAAAIGLPGIGLFWAAAMLGVNASLVPAALPDLWWTIPVLILAAAQNAILEEVIVVGYLMTRLRQLGWQVGAVIATSCLLRGTYHLYQGFGAFVGNVIMGVVLSLFFLRTRRVMPLIIAHTLLDVFAFVGYALLPREWFSWL; encoded by the coding sequence CTGGCTCCCCGGGTGTTGCGCTCGGAGGTGCTGCTGGTCCTGGGCGTGTCGCTCGGCCAGTCGGCCATCTACGCCCTGGTCACGATCACGGCCCGGCTCACCGCCGACCGGCCGCTGGGCCAGCAGACCGCAACCATGAACGCGTCCCAGTCGGCCCGGCCGTGGCTGGACCTGACGTACCAACTGCTCGGGATCTTCTTCGCGCTGGTCCCGGTGCTGCTGGCGATCCACCTGCTCAACCGCGACCGCGCCGACGCCCGTGCCCGCCTCGGCCTGGACGCGCGGTCGCCGCTGCGCGACGTGGCATGGGGAGCCGCCCTGGCCGCCGCGATCGGGCTGCCGGGCATCGGACTGTTCTGGGCGGCGGCGATGCTCGGCGTCAACGCCAGTCTGGTGCCGGCCGCGCTACCGGACCTGTGGTGGACGATCCCGGTGCTGATCCTGGCCGCCGCGCAGAACGCCATCCTGGAGGAGGTGATCGTGGTCGGCTACCTGATGACCCGGCTGCGCCAACTCGGCTGGCAGGTCGGCGCGGTCATCGCCACCAGCTGCCTGCTGCGCGGCACCTACCACCTCTACCAGGGCTTCGGTGCGTTCGTCGGCAACGTGATCATGGGCGTGGTGCTGTCGCTGTTCTTCCTGCGGACCCGTCGGGTGATGCCGTTGATCATCGCCCACACATTGCTGGACGTCTTCGCCTTCGTCGGCTACGCGCTGCTGCCCCGAGAGTGGTTCAGCTGGCTGTGA